From a single Osmerus eperlanus chromosome 8, fOsmEpe2.1, whole genome shotgun sequence genomic region:
- the nt5e gene encoding 5'-nucleotidase: MKELRCLVYFCIYVSVTAWDLTLLHTNDVHARVEETNIDSGKCTKGSCFAGVARRFSKIKEIRSRERNVMLLDAGDQFQGTVWFNFYKGAEAAHFMNKLGYDAMALGNHEFDNGVEGLIKPFLQHVQCTVLSANIKPDDKLAPQMSGHFFPFKIFEVDSQKVGVVGYTSHETPALSQPGPNVQFQEEVSALQIQVNKLLSLGVNKIIALGHSGFAMDQEIARRVSGVDVVIGGHSNTFLYTGQAPSSEVPAGLYPFLVKSEDGRDVPVVQAYAFGKYLGYLKVTFSDTGDVLKATGNPILLDSTVPEDPDILADVQEWKKNLANYSSQYVGQTLVYLNGTFQECRFRECNLGNLICDAMVHHNIKYADELQWNHVSSCILNGGGIRTSIDERSRNGSITMEDLIAVLPFGGTFDMVQMKGTTLLKVFEHSVRRYGGSTGEFLQVSGFHVEYDTSRAPGERVKSVSVLCTSCRVPIFEALDPNRLYKMVLPSYLVEGGDGFSMIKEERLKHDSGDLDIAVLASYISERKKVHPAVEGRIRMFSSSSGGSGSMFLLILVGLLLTQSL; encoded by the exons ATGAAAGAACTTCGGTGCTTGGTCTACTTTTGCATCTATGTTTCGGTAACAGCATGGGATCTCACTTTGCTCCACACCAACGATGTGCATGCCAGAGTTGAAGAAACAAATATCGATTCGGGAAAATGCACTAAGGGGTCGTGTTTTGCTGGTGTGGCGAGAAGATTTTCTAAAATAAAAGAAATCCGTAGCAGAGAGCGGAACGTGATGCTTCTAGACGCTGGTGATCAGTTTCAGGGAACTGTTTGGTTTAATTTTTACAAGGGTGCGGAGGCTGCACATTTTATGAATAAACTCGGATACGATGCAATG gCTCTTGGGAATCATGAGTTTGACAACGGAGTGGAAGGACTGATCAAGCCGTTCTTGCAACATGTGCAATGCACTGTTCTCAGTGCAAACATCAAGCCAGATGACAAACTAGCCCCGCAAATGAGCGGTCATTTCTTCCCATTTAAGATATTTGAAGTAGACTCTCAAAAGGTCGGTGTGGTGGGCTATACGTCACATGAAACCCCTGCTCTGTCACAGCCAG GTCCAAATGTACAGTTTCAGGAGGAGGTAAGTGCCTTGCAGATTCAGGTGAACAAACTACTGTCTCTCGGAGTAAACAAGATCATTGCCCTTGGCCACTCTGGTTTTGCTATGGACCAAGAGATTGCCAGAAGGGtgagtggtgtggatgtggtgaTCGGAGGACACAGCAATACTTTCTTATATACGG GGCAGGCGCCTTCCTCCGAGGTCCCAGCTGGGCTCTACCCTTTCCTGGTGAAATCTGAAGATGGACGAGATGTCCCTGTTGTGCAAGCCTACGCTTTCGGGAAATATCTGGGTTACCTCAAGGTGACCTTTAGCGATACTGGCGACGTCCTCAAGGCCACAGGCAACCCTATCCTGCTGGACAGCACAGTACCAGAAG ATCCTGATATTCTTGCTGACGTCCAGGAGTGGAAGAAGAACCTGGCTAACTACTCCTCCCAGTATGTGGGTCAAACCCTGGTCTACCTCAACGGCACGTTTCAAGAATGTCGATTTCGCGAATGCAACCTGGGTAATCTGATCTGTGATGCCATG GTACACCACAACATCAAATATGCAGATGAGCTCCAGTGGAATCATGTTAGCTCCTGCATCCTCAATGGTGGAGGCATCCGAACATCTATCGATGAACGCAGCCGAAATG GTTCCATCACAATGGAGGACCTTATCGCTGTCTTGCCATTCGGAGGCACCTTTGACATGGTGCAGATGAAGGGAACCACGTTGCTGAAGGTTTTTGAGCACTCGGTCAGAAGATATGGAGGCAGCACGGGAGAATTCCTCCAGGTGTCAG GTTTCCATGTGGAATACGACACGTCCAGGGCTCCAGGCGAGCGTGTGAAGAGTGTCAGTGTCCTGTGTACGAGCTGTCGTGTGCCCATCTTTGAAGCCCTGGATCCCAACAGGCTGTACAAGATGGTCCTGCCTTCATACCTggtggaaggaggagatggctTCTCTATGATTaaggaggagaggctgaaaCATGACAGtg GTGATCTGGACATTGCTGTGCTGGCCAGCTACATCTCAGAAAGGAAGAAGGTGCACCCAGCAGTGGAGGGAAGAATCAGGATGTTCAGCTCATCCAGTGGAGGATCTGGGTCCATGTTTCTGCTGATTCTGGTAGGGCTGCTCCTGACTCAAAGCCTCTAA
- the snx14 gene encoding sorting nexin-14 isoform X1: MMANIRTTMENLKQRLKIDLLREVGRQYPVFCFVLMFMLSSTILLNRYLHILMVFWSFLAGLITFYCSLGPESLLPNILLTIKPRHKKEELQELFPSGHSCAVCGKVKCKRHRPTLLLENYQPWLGLKVCSKVDSSISELLELVLENFVYPWYRDITDDEDCVDELRMTLRFFAAVMIRRAQKVDVPSVVAGKMMKATMKHIEIISKAWGKVRSSESLQQAALEEYGPDLHVALRSRRDELLYLRKLAEMLFDYVMPPKATDCRSLSLLLREVMTGSVILPTMDFMADPDTVNHMVLIFIDDSPHEAASEPSSALVPFLQKYADPRNKKASVLKLDLKEIREQQDLLFRFMNFLKHEGAVHVLQFCLTVEEFNDKILSPDLSDAELQRLHGEVQHIYETYCLEESIDKISFDTFIVEEIRNIAHGPYMGVVKLQTMRCLFEAYEHVLSLLEGVFTPLFCHSDEYFRHLLRGVESPTRNSRMSRNSLSFDDMRNISKRGETFGISRIGSKIKGVFKSNTLEGAMLPSYAMVDAEEDLVEEATVVVEDESPAEASSIPGVLRNLSAWSISIPYVDLYDDEARRERVPVFCIDVERKDRKEVGHETEKWSIYRRYLEFYVLESKLTEFHGSFADAQLPSKRIIGPKNVEFLSSKREEFEEYLQRLLQHPELSNSQLLADFLSPHSMESQFLDKMLPDVNLGKIFKSVPGKLMKEKGQNLEPFIQSFFNSCESPKPKPSRPELTILSPTAEYDKKLVNNLFRNNANLSETVERKQNQNYFMEVTIVEGMYDYMMYVGRIVFHMPEWLHHILSGARILFKNTFEAYMDQYMQKKLERVLQEHRLVSLITQLRDAVFCENSEERYTEDKQRRAKQTFEEMMRYLPDIVVKCIGEEAKFEGIKLLFEGFQQPLLNKQMTYVLLDIAIQELFPELNKTGGQSESGHGSEWI, translated from the exons ATGATGGCTAATATACGAACAACTATGGAGAATCTGAAACAAAGACTGAAGATTGACCTCCTGAGAGAAGTTGGCCGTCAGTATccagttttttgttttgttctgaTGTTTATGCTTTCGTCAACTATACTTCTCAACCG GTATCTACACATTCTGATGGTGTTCTGGTCCTTCCTGGCTGGTTTGATTACATTCTATTGCTCCCTTGGCCCAGAATCCCTGCTGCCAAACATCCTCCTCACTATAAAGCCTAGACACAAA AAAGAGGAACTACAGGAGTTATTTCCATCCGGGcacagctgtgcagtgtgtgggAAAGTCAAGTGCAAACGGCACAG ACCAACGTTACTTCTTGAAAATTATCAGCCATGGTTGGGCTTAAAAGTATGCTCAAAAGTGGACTCTTCCATATCTGAG TTGCTTGAGTTGGTTTTGGAAAATTTTGTGTATCCTTGGTATAG GGACATCACAGATGATGAGGATTGCGTGGATGAACTGAGAATGACCTTACGCTTCTTTGCGGCCGTTATGATTCGACGAGCTCAGAAG GTGGACGTACCCTCGGTTGTTGCTGGTAAAATGATGAAGGCGACCATGAAGCATATAGAAATAATATCAAAGGCCTGGGGAAAAg tgAGGAGCTCAGAGAGTCTACAGCAGGCTGCTCTGGAGGAGTATGGCCCAGACCTGCATGTGGCTCTCCGCAGCAGGAGAGATGAGCTTCTCTATCTGAGGAAGCTGGCAGAGATGCTGTTTGACTACGTCATGCCCCCTAAAGCCACTGACTGCAG GTCTCTGTCTTTGTTATTGCGAGAGGTTATGACAGGCTCTGTGATACTCCCCACTATGGACTTCATGGCCGACCCA GATACCGTGAACCACATGGTGCTGATATTCATTGATGACAGTCCA CATGAAGCAGCCAGCGAGCCTTCCTCTGCCCTGGTTCCCTTCCTGCAGAAGTACGCTGACCCACGGAACAAGAAGGCATCT GTTCTGAAGCTGGACCTGAAGGAGATCAGAGAGCAGCAGGATCTGCTGTTCCGCTTCATGAACTTCCTGAAGCACGAAGGGGCCGTGCATGTGCTGCAGTTCTGCCTCACTGTGG AGGAGTTCAACGACAAGATCCTGTCTCCTGATCTGAGTGATGCTGAGCTGCAGAGGTTACATGGGGAGGTGCAGCACATCTATGAGACCTACTGCTTGGAAGAGAGCATTGACAAGATCAGCTTTGACACCTTCATTGTAGAGGAAATACGCAACA TTGCTCACGGTCCATACATGGGCGTGGTCAAGTTGCAGACCATGCGCTGCCTGTTTGAAGCTTACGAGCACGTCCTGTCTCTGCTGGAGGGAGTCTTCACCCCGCTGTTCTGCCACAGTGATGAG taCTTCAGGCATCTCCTCAGAGGGGTGGAGTCTCCGACCAGGAATTCCAGAATGAGCAG GAATAGCCTGAGTTTCGATGATATGAG aaACATATCAAAGCGGGGGGAGACATTTGGAATCAGCAGGATTGGAAGTAAAATCAAAGGAGTGTTCAAGAGCAATACCTTGGAAGGGGCGATGTTGCCCTCCTATGCCATGGTTGATGCAGAGGAAGACCTG gtggaggaggccaCAGTGGTTGTGGAGGATGAGTCTCCTGCGGAAGCATCCAGCATCCCGGGGGTCCTGAGAAACCTGTCGGCCTGGAGCATCTCCATCCCCTACGTGGATCTGTACGACGAcgaggccaggagagagagggtcccTGTGTTCTGCATTGATGTGGAGCGcaaagacaggaaggaag TGGGGCATGAAACTGAGAAGTGGTCCATCTATAGGAGATATCTAGAATTCTATGTGCTAGAATCGAAACTCACCGAATTCCATG GGTCGTTTGCGGACGCCCAGCTTCCTTCCAAAAGAATAATTGGACCAAAGAATGTCGAGTTCTTGTCTTCTAAGAGGGAGGAGTTTGAGGAGTATTTGCAG AGGCTACTGCAGCACCCAGAGCTGAGTAACAGCCAGCTGCTTGCGGACTTCCTGTCCCCACACAGTATGGAATCTCAGTTCCTGGACAAGATGCTGCCTGATGTTAATCTGG GTAaaattttcaaatctgttccTGGAAAGCTTATGAAAGAG AAAGGGCAGAATTTGGAACCATTCATCCAGTCTTTTTTCAACTCTTGCGAGTCACCCAAGCCCAAACCCAGCAGACCAGAACTGACCATACTCAGCCCCACAGCCGAGTATGATAAGAAG CTCGTCAACAACCTGTTCAGGAACAATGCAAATCTGTCTGAGACTGTGGAGAGGAAGCAGAACCAGAACTACTTCATGGAAGTGACCATAGTTGAGGGAATGTATGATTACATGATGTATGTGG GTCGCATAGTGTTCCACATGCCCGAATGGTTGCATCACATCCTCTCAGGAGCGCGGATCCTGTTCAAGAACACATTCGAGGCGTACATGGACCAGTACATGCAGAAGAAGCTGGAGAGGGTTCTCCAGGAGCACCGTTTGGTGTCTCTCATCACCCAGCTCAgag ATGCTGTGTTCTGTGAGAACAGTGAGGAACGCTACACAGAAGACAAGCAGAGGAGAGCCAAACAGACCTTTGAAGAGATGATGAGATACTTGCCAG ACATTGTGGTTAAGTGCATCGGCGAGGAGGCCAAGTTTGAAGGCATTAAGCTTCTGTTTGAAGGTTTTCAGCAGCCACTGCTCAACAAGCAG ATGACTTACGTTCTGCTGGAtattgctattcaggagctctTCCCAGAGCTCAACAAG ACTGGTGGACAGAGTGAATCTGGTCACGGGAGTGAATGGATCTAA
- the snx14 gene encoding sorting nexin-14 isoform X3 — MMANIRTTMENLKQRLKIDLLREVGRQYPVFCFVLMFMLSSTILLNRYLHILMVFWSFLAGLITFYCSLGPESLLPNILLTIKPRHKKEELQELFPSGHSCAVCGKVKCKRHRPTLLLENYQPWLGLKVCSKVDSSISELLELVLENFVYPWYRDITDDEDCVDELRMTLRFFAAVMIRRAQKVDVPSVVAGKMMKATMKHIEIISKAWGKVRSSESLQQAALEEYGPDLHVALRSRRDELLYLRKLAEMLFDYVMPPKATDCRSLSLLLREVMTGSVILPTMDFMADPDTVNHMVLIFIDDSPHEAASEPSSALVPFLQKYADPRNKKASVLKLDLKEIREQQDLLFRFMNFLKHEGAVHVLQFCLTVEEFNDKILSPDLSDAELQRLHGEVQHIYETYCLEESIDKISFDTFIVEEIRNIAHGPYMGVVKLQTMRCLFEAYEHVLSLLEGVFTPLFCHSDEYFRHLLRGVESPTRNSRMSRNISKRGETFGISRIGSKIKGVFKSNTLEGAMLPSYAMVDAEEDLVEEATVVVEDESPAEASSIPGVLRNLSAWSISIPYVDLYDDEARRERVPVFCIDVERKDRKEVGHETEKWSIYRRYLEFYVLESKLTEFHGSFADAQLPSKRIIGPKNVEFLSSKREEFEEYLQRLLQHPELSNSQLLADFLSPHSMESQFLDKMLPDVNLGKIFKSVPGKLMKEKGQNLEPFIQSFFNSCESPKPKPSRPELTILSPTAEYDKKLVNNLFRNNANLSETVERKQNQNYFMEVTIVEGMYDYMMYVGRIVFHMPEWLHHILSGARILFKNTFEAYMDQYMQKKLERVLQEHRLVSLITQLRDAVFCENSEERYTEDKQRRAKQTFEEMMRYLPDIVVKCIGEEAKFEGIKLLFEGFQQPLLNKQMTYVLLDIAIQELFPELNKTGGQSESGHGSEWI, encoded by the exons ATGATGGCTAATATACGAACAACTATGGAGAATCTGAAACAAAGACTGAAGATTGACCTCCTGAGAGAAGTTGGCCGTCAGTATccagttttttgttttgttctgaTGTTTATGCTTTCGTCAACTATACTTCTCAACCG GTATCTACACATTCTGATGGTGTTCTGGTCCTTCCTGGCTGGTTTGATTACATTCTATTGCTCCCTTGGCCCAGAATCCCTGCTGCCAAACATCCTCCTCACTATAAAGCCTAGACACAAA AAAGAGGAACTACAGGAGTTATTTCCATCCGGGcacagctgtgcagtgtgtgggAAAGTCAAGTGCAAACGGCACAG ACCAACGTTACTTCTTGAAAATTATCAGCCATGGTTGGGCTTAAAAGTATGCTCAAAAGTGGACTCTTCCATATCTGAG TTGCTTGAGTTGGTTTTGGAAAATTTTGTGTATCCTTGGTATAG GGACATCACAGATGATGAGGATTGCGTGGATGAACTGAGAATGACCTTACGCTTCTTTGCGGCCGTTATGATTCGACGAGCTCAGAAG GTGGACGTACCCTCGGTTGTTGCTGGTAAAATGATGAAGGCGACCATGAAGCATATAGAAATAATATCAAAGGCCTGGGGAAAAg tgAGGAGCTCAGAGAGTCTACAGCAGGCTGCTCTGGAGGAGTATGGCCCAGACCTGCATGTGGCTCTCCGCAGCAGGAGAGATGAGCTTCTCTATCTGAGGAAGCTGGCAGAGATGCTGTTTGACTACGTCATGCCCCCTAAAGCCACTGACTGCAG GTCTCTGTCTTTGTTATTGCGAGAGGTTATGACAGGCTCTGTGATACTCCCCACTATGGACTTCATGGCCGACCCA GATACCGTGAACCACATGGTGCTGATATTCATTGATGACAGTCCA CATGAAGCAGCCAGCGAGCCTTCCTCTGCCCTGGTTCCCTTCCTGCAGAAGTACGCTGACCCACGGAACAAGAAGGCATCT GTTCTGAAGCTGGACCTGAAGGAGATCAGAGAGCAGCAGGATCTGCTGTTCCGCTTCATGAACTTCCTGAAGCACGAAGGGGCCGTGCATGTGCTGCAGTTCTGCCTCACTGTGG AGGAGTTCAACGACAAGATCCTGTCTCCTGATCTGAGTGATGCTGAGCTGCAGAGGTTACATGGGGAGGTGCAGCACATCTATGAGACCTACTGCTTGGAAGAGAGCATTGACAAGATCAGCTTTGACACCTTCATTGTAGAGGAAATACGCAACA TTGCTCACGGTCCATACATGGGCGTGGTCAAGTTGCAGACCATGCGCTGCCTGTTTGAAGCTTACGAGCACGTCCTGTCTCTGCTGGAGGGAGTCTTCACCCCGCTGTTCTGCCACAGTGATGAG taCTTCAGGCATCTCCTCAGAGGGGTGGAGTCTCCGACCAGGAATTCCAGAATGAGCAG aaACATATCAAAGCGGGGGGAGACATTTGGAATCAGCAGGATTGGAAGTAAAATCAAAGGAGTGTTCAAGAGCAATACCTTGGAAGGGGCGATGTTGCCCTCCTATGCCATGGTTGATGCAGAGGAAGACCTG gtggaggaggccaCAGTGGTTGTGGAGGATGAGTCTCCTGCGGAAGCATCCAGCATCCCGGGGGTCCTGAGAAACCTGTCGGCCTGGAGCATCTCCATCCCCTACGTGGATCTGTACGACGAcgaggccaggagagagagggtcccTGTGTTCTGCATTGATGTGGAGCGcaaagacaggaaggaag TGGGGCATGAAACTGAGAAGTGGTCCATCTATAGGAGATATCTAGAATTCTATGTGCTAGAATCGAAACTCACCGAATTCCATG GGTCGTTTGCGGACGCCCAGCTTCCTTCCAAAAGAATAATTGGACCAAAGAATGTCGAGTTCTTGTCTTCTAAGAGGGAGGAGTTTGAGGAGTATTTGCAG AGGCTACTGCAGCACCCAGAGCTGAGTAACAGCCAGCTGCTTGCGGACTTCCTGTCCCCACACAGTATGGAATCTCAGTTCCTGGACAAGATGCTGCCTGATGTTAATCTGG GTAaaattttcaaatctgttccTGGAAAGCTTATGAAAGAG AAAGGGCAGAATTTGGAACCATTCATCCAGTCTTTTTTCAACTCTTGCGAGTCACCCAAGCCCAAACCCAGCAGACCAGAACTGACCATACTCAGCCCCACAGCCGAGTATGATAAGAAG CTCGTCAACAACCTGTTCAGGAACAATGCAAATCTGTCTGAGACTGTGGAGAGGAAGCAGAACCAGAACTACTTCATGGAAGTGACCATAGTTGAGGGAATGTATGATTACATGATGTATGTGG GTCGCATAGTGTTCCACATGCCCGAATGGTTGCATCACATCCTCTCAGGAGCGCGGATCCTGTTCAAGAACACATTCGAGGCGTACATGGACCAGTACATGCAGAAGAAGCTGGAGAGGGTTCTCCAGGAGCACCGTTTGGTGTCTCTCATCACCCAGCTCAgag ATGCTGTGTTCTGTGAGAACAGTGAGGAACGCTACACAGAAGACAAGCAGAGGAGAGCCAAACAGACCTTTGAAGAGATGATGAGATACTTGCCAG ACATTGTGGTTAAGTGCATCGGCGAGGAGGCCAAGTTTGAAGGCATTAAGCTTCTGTTTGAAGGTTTTCAGCAGCCACTGCTCAACAAGCAG ATGACTTACGTTCTGCTGGAtattgctattcaggagctctTCCCAGAGCTCAACAAG ACTGGTGGACAGAGTGAATCTGGTCACGGGAGTGAATGGATCTAA
- the snx14 gene encoding sorting nexin-14 isoform X2: MMANIRTTMENLKQRLKIDLLREVGRQYPVFCFVLMFMLSSTILLNRYLHILMVFWSFLAGLITFYCSLGPESLLPNILLTIKPRHKKEELQELFPSGHSCAVCGKVKCKRHRPTLLLENYQPWLGLKVCSKVDSSISELLELVLENFVYPWYRDITDDEDCVDELRMTLRFFAAVMIRRAQKVDVPSVVAGKMMKATMKHIEIISKAWGKVRSSESLQQAALEEYGPDLHVALRSRRDELLYLRKLAEMLFDYVMPPKATDCRSLSLLLREVMTGSVILPTMDFMADPDTVNHMVLIFIDDSPHEAASEPSSALVPFLQKYADPRNKKASVLKLDLKEIREQQDLLFRFMNFLKHEGAVHVLQFCLTVEEFNDKILSPDLSDAELQRLHGEVQHIYETYCLEESIDKISFDTFIVEEIRNIAHGPYMGVVKLQTMRCLFEAYEHVLSLLEGVFTPLFCHSDEYFRHLLRGVESPTRNSRMSRNSLSFDDMRNISKRGETFGISRIGSKIKGVFKSNTLEGAMLPSYAMVDAEEDLVEEATVVVEDESPAEASSIPGVLRNLSAWSISIPYVDLYDDEARRERVPVFCIDVERKDRKEVGHETEKWSIYRRYLEFYVLESKLTEFHGSFADAQLPSKRIIGPKNVEFLSSKREEFEEYLQRLLQHPELSNSQLLADFLSPHSMESQFLDKMLPDVNLGKIFKSVPGKLMKEKGQNLEPFIQSFFNSCESPKPKPSRPELTILSPTAEYDKKLVNNLFRNNANLSETVERKQNQNYFMEVTIVEGMYDYMMYVGRIVFHMPEWLHHILSGARILFKNTFEAYMDQYMQKKLERVLQEHRLVSLITQLRDAVFCENSEERYTEDKQRRAKQTFEEMMRYLPDIVVKCIGEEAKFEGIKLLFEGFQQPLLNKQMTYVLLDIAIQELFPELNKTGRQSESTDWWTE; this comes from the exons ATGATGGCTAATATACGAACAACTATGGAGAATCTGAAACAAAGACTGAAGATTGACCTCCTGAGAGAAGTTGGCCGTCAGTATccagttttttgttttgttctgaTGTTTATGCTTTCGTCAACTATACTTCTCAACCG GTATCTACACATTCTGATGGTGTTCTGGTCCTTCCTGGCTGGTTTGATTACATTCTATTGCTCCCTTGGCCCAGAATCCCTGCTGCCAAACATCCTCCTCACTATAAAGCCTAGACACAAA AAAGAGGAACTACAGGAGTTATTTCCATCCGGGcacagctgtgcagtgtgtgggAAAGTCAAGTGCAAACGGCACAG ACCAACGTTACTTCTTGAAAATTATCAGCCATGGTTGGGCTTAAAAGTATGCTCAAAAGTGGACTCTTCCATATCTGAG TTGCTTGAGTTGGTTTTGGAAAATTTTGTGTATCCTTGGTATAG GGACATCACAGATGATGAGGATTGCGTGGATGAACTGAGAATGACCTTACGCTTCTTTGCGGCCGTTATGATTCGACGAGCTCAGAAG GTGGACGTACCCTCGGTTGTTGCTGGTAAAATGATGAAGGCGACCATGAAGCATATAGAAATAATATCAAAGGCCTGGGGAAAAg tgAGGAGCTCAGAGAGTCTACAGCAGGCTGCTCTGGAGGAGTATGGCCCAGACCTGCATGTGGCTCTCCGCAGCAGGAGAGATGAGCTTCTCTATCTGAGGAAGCTGGCAGAGATGCTGTTTGACTACGTCATGCCCCCTAAAGCCACTGACTGCAG GTCTCTGTCTTTGTTATTGCGAGAGGTTATGACAGGCTCTGTGATACTCCCCACTATGGACTTCATGGCCGACCCA GATACCGTGAACCACATGGTGCTGATATTCATTGATGACAGTCCA CATGAAGCAGCCAGCGAGCCTTCCTCTGCCCTGGTTCCCTTCCTGCAGAAGTACGCTGACCCACGGAACAAGAAGGCATCT GTTCTGAAGCTGGACCTGAAGGAGATCAGAGAGCAGCAGGATCTGCTGTTCCGCTTCATGAACTTCCTGAAGCACGAAGGGGCCGTGCATGTGCTGCAGTTCTGCCTCACTGTGG AGGAGTTCAACGACAAGATCCTGTCTCCTGATCTGAGTGATGCTGAGCTGCAGAGGTTACATGGGGAGGTGCAGCACATCTATGAGACCTACTGCTTGGAAGAGAGCATTGACAAGATCAGCTTTGACACCTTCATTGTAGAGGAAATACGCAACA TTGCTCACGGTCCATACATGGGCGTGGTCAAGTTGCAGACCATGCGCTGCCTGTTTGAAGCTTACGAGCACGTCCTGTCTCTGCTGGAGGGAGTCTTCACCCCGCTGTTCTGCCACAGTGATGAG taCTTCAGGCATCTCCTCAGAGGGGTGGAGTCTCCGACCAGGAATTCCAGAATGAGCAG GAATAGCCTGAGTTTCGATGATATGAG aaACATATCAAAGCGGGGGGAGACATTTGGAATCAGCAGGATTGGAAGTAAAATCAAAGGAGTGTTCAAGAGCAATACCTTGGAAGGGGCGATGTTGCCCTCCTATGCCATGGTTGATGCAGAGGAAGACCTG gtggaggaggccaCAGTGGTTGTGGAGGATGAGTCTCCTGCGGAAGCATCCAGCATCCCGGGGGTCCTGAGAAACCTGTCGGCCTGGAGCATCTCCATCCCCTACGTGGATCTGTACGACGAcgaggccaggagagagagggtcccTGTGTTCTGCATTGATGTGGAGCGcaaagacaggaaggaag TGGGGCATGAAACTGAGAAGTGGTCCATCTATAGGAGATATCTAGAATTCTATGTGCTAGAATCGAAACTCACCGAATTCCATG GGTCGTTTGCGGACGCCCAGCTTCCTTCCAAAAGAATAATTGGACCAAAGAATGTCGAGTTCTTGTCTTCTAAGAGGGAGGAGTTTGAGGAGTATTTGCAG AGGCTACTGCAGCACCCAGAGCTGAGTAACAGCCAGCTGCTTGCGGACTTCCTGTCCCCACACAGTATGGAATCTCAGTTCCTGGACAAGATGCTGCCTGATGTTAATCTGG GTAaaattttcaaatctgttccTGGAAAGCTTATGAAAGAG AAAGGGCAGAATTTGGAACCATTCATCCAGTCTTTTTTCAACTCTTGCGAGTCACCCAAGCCCAAACCCAGCAGACCAGAACTGACCATACTCAGCCCCACAGCCGAGTATGATAAGAAG CTCGTCAACAACCTGTTCAGGAACAATGCAAATCTGTCTGAGACTGTGGAGAGGAAGCAGAACCAGAACTACTTCATGGAAGTGACCATAGTTGAGGGAATGTATGATTACATGATGTATGTGG GTCGCATAGTGTTCCACATGCCCGAATGGTTGCATCACATCCTCTCAGGAGCGCGGATCCTGTTCAAGAACACATTCGAGGCGTACATGGACCAGTACATGCAGAAGAAGCTGGAGAGGGTTCTCCAGGAGCACCGTTTGGTGTCTCTCATCACCCAGCTCAgag ATGCTGTGTTCTGTGAGAACAGTGAGGAACGCTACACAGAAGACAAGCAGAGGAGAGCCAAACAGACCTTTGAAGAGATGATGAGATACTTGCCAG ACATTGTGGTTAAGTGCATCGGCGAGGAGGCCAAGTTTGAAGGCATTAAGCTTCTGTTTGAAGGTTTTCAGCAGCCACTGCTCAACAAGCAG ATGACTTACGTTCTGCTGGAtattgctattcaggagctctTCCCAGAGCTCAACAAG ACTGGTAGACAGAGTGAATCCACAGACTGGTGGACAGAGTGA